A region from the Lolium perenne isolate Kyuss_39 chromosome 4, Kyuss_2.0, whole genome shotgun sequence genome encodes:
- the LOC127296726 gene encoding uncharacterized protein — protein MQHRSPAAASASASPSPGAVAAAAAAMAPGVGGVEPAVTLDQVPRWSDPDQRLPSSPTAAGSEAPASSFLSFADPLDAAAGAGGRGASRFPVDDHVNSKIYLWRGQPWSLEVDAVVNSTNESLDEAHSSPGLHAAAGPELAEECATLGGCRTGMAKMTNAYDLPARKVIHTVGPKYAVKYHTAAESALSHCYRSCMELLVENGLESIAMGCIYTEAKNYPREPAAHVAIRTVRRFLEKQKDNITAVVFCTISSSDTEIYKRLLPLYFPRDKQEEEIASLKLPADVGDENGEPIIDERKIRIKTLPAEAANSKYPAPVPADNPLSGSGLTRRRNSKMDSYLDPTFMSIIKDPDLRRKEQWEKSAQAKKGFNCAKLLGLGDLGGPALSAAEEYSLHSRYLAKANSLNLSEIAEMKIIYRGGVDSEGRPVMVVVGAHFLLRCLDLERFVLYVVKEFEPLIQKPYSIVYFHSAASLQVQPDLGFMKRLQQMLGRKHQRNLQAIYILHPTLGLRTAILALQLLVDGDVWKKVVYVDRLMHLFRYVPREQLTIPDFVFQHDLEVNGGKGIIVDPRTKHVYQRPSG, from the exons ATGCAGCACCGCTCGCCGGCGGCCGCCTCGGCCTCGGCCTCCCCCTCCCCCGGGGCGGTGGCtgccgcggcggcggccatggcgcccGGCGTAGGCGGGGTGGAGCCGGCCGTGACGCTCGACCAGGTCCCGCGCTGGAGCGACCCCGACCAGCGCCTCCCCTCctcccccaccgccgccggaTCCGAGGCCCCCGCCTCCTCCTTCCTCTCCTTCGCCGACCCCCTCGACGCGGCCGCCGGGGCGGGGGGCCGCGGCGCGTCCCGCTTCCCCGTCGACGACCACGTCAACTCCAAGATCTACCTCTGGCGGGGCCAGCCATGGAGCCTCGAGGTCGACGCCGTCGTCAACTCCACCAACGAG AGCTTGGACGAGGCGCACAGCAGCCCGGGGTTGCACGCGGCGGCGGGGCCAGAGCTCGCCGAGGAGTGCGCCACCCTG GGTGGGTGCCGGACTGGGATGGCCAAGATGACCAACGCCTACGATCTACCTGCTAG GAAGGTCATCCATACGGTGGGCCCTAAATATGCTGTCAAATATCACACAGCGGCAGAGAGCGCACTTAGCCACTGCTACAGGTCTTGTATGGAACTACTTGTTGAGAATGGTCTTGAAAG CATCGCAATGGGTTGCATATACACAGAGGCCAAGAATTACCCTCGCGAACCAGCAGCTCATGTGGCAATAA GAACTGTTAGACGTTTTCTGGAGAAGCAAAAGGACAATATAACTGCTGTTGTCTTTTGTACTATATCATCATCTGATACAGAGATATATAAGCG ATTGCTTCCTCTGTATTTCCCACGGGACAAACAGGAGGAAGAGATAGCTTCGTTAAAACTTCCAGCTGATGTTGGGGATGAGAATGGCGAGCCAATAATAGATGAAAGGAAAATAAGAATAAAAACGTTGCCTGCGGAGGCAGCAAATAGCAAATATCCAGCTCCCGTGCCCGCAGATAATCCCCTTTCTGGTTCTGGATTGACACGCAGAAG AAATTCGAAGATGGATTCATATTTGGATCCTACCTTTATGTCCATAATTAAAGATCCAGATCTCCGACGCAAGGAGCAATGGGAAAAGTCTGCCCAGGCAAAGAAAGGATTTAATTGTGCCAAGTTGCTCGGTTTAGGCGATCTTGGTGGTCCTGCCTTATCGGCTGCCGAAGAATATTCACTTCATTCAAGATACCTTGCTAAAGCAAATTCCCTCAATCTTTCAGAAATCGCTGAAATGAAAATAAT TTACCGTGGTGGTGTCGATAGTGAAGGGCGTCCAGTTATGGTGGTTGTTGGCGCTCACTTTCTTCTTCGCTGTTTAGATCTTGAACGATTTGTTCTATATGTAGTAAAG GAGTTTGAGCCTTTGATTCAAAAGCCGTACTCTATTGTCTATTTCCACTCGGCAGCATCCTTACAAGT ACAACCAGACTTAGGATTCATGAAGCGGTTACAACAAATGCTAGGGCGGAAGCATCAGCGAAATCTTCAG GCTATATATATACTCCACCCAACACTGGGATTGAGAACAGCTATTTTGGCGTTGCAGCTTCTTGTTGATGGAGAT GTCTGGAAGAAAGTTGTCTATGTTGACAGATTGATGCATTTGTTCAGATATGTACCACGAGAACAACTAACCATTCCAGATTTTGTCTTCCA GCATGATCTCGAAGTGAATGGTGGAAAGGGCATAATCGTTGATCCTAGAACAAAGCATGTCTATCAAAGACCGTCAGGTTGA